In Phyllopteryx taeniolatus isolate TA_2022b chromosome 8, UOR_Ptae_1.2, whole genome shotgun sequence, one genomic interval encodes:
- the LOC133482622 gene encoding trichohyalin-like isoform X2 → MREKKKRMLLYSEKLRREEDEEAKKLISEKEKRIQFRQEALRKKEEKEMKLLEREMEARSKREKELSTLFCQKEVMREKEGRAEQLNREKEMRMCHHQDQLSKKEEKEIEQLRNEKEIRLWPQKEEIRREEEKEALKLMRDKETIIWLHQKALRKKEEEEMELLEIEMKTRIDLHKEKLSTDFDRLKSEKDLGTCFYPEKLMKKKEEEAEQLKRIKEMEMQRNYQEIQISQQKEELMKEEKEEVARLKRQKVTRILQCKVELRREEEEEAEQLKRAKEMRLHLCREELRKGEDEEVEWLKREMDMRRRLLLDEFHRAQKEAEQSMRAKQMRMQFCLEELRKEEEEEAEQLKRDKAIRVCQQKEELMKDEEEEIAQLKKDTERRICRYLEELRREEKEEVEQLKQKKEMRLQHQLEELHREEEEAAEILKREKDVRFDLCQEQQMREKEEEEEELKKYIDTRKFLLEEELRWEENEQIKRERAMRTHSHKQEERKRNEEEEEQSEREQRTQFHEELRREEEENGQLMKEKDLRNALSLDELSRKAQELACLRRGKEMKIRLYQNGLRREEKGEIELMTRMCLHQEVLRRAEEKEVEQLQRERQTKMHVYQEELRRQEVNELDKLRRERAKSAHQLLKGLQEDEREQLKRENAMGRNLQELSSEEKERLKEELMREEDKAEELNSGRTERNTGEEVEGRFTREMSTKTTLCEEELTSEEEEVECLKREMMRMFFRQEVPRREEEEAEKLERGKTKAWLRPGHSIEEEIKGSFLREIETQTMLNEKELTNEEEKNETMSMSLCQVGLTSEEEEPLKMDKIKFPPQEKLTGEQKEEEGLKKEKEVKSKPQQEGSSREYETEWLKNERASIVYLNKDVIRIAEEQEKKRLYNCQEQLKTEEEEEGEALKREKEKMAYCRQVELKNGEEEEMVQLNRDTEELRKEKLDETQLVKKDYAFSLGTEGNGRAGPRVKDRTCLRLEELRKEDEEQREHLKIEKDKKAQLRQENPRSREEKVEGLMRENETNFQCELSREVDEEEEEVDFLKRQKRRRICLCIEELKRKEEEEVEQLQREKETRMHIYEEELRRDEEIEAEHLKSEKEQRIRLLQEELRVEEEEEAEQLKRDKEKRMSILHEKLQKEEEDERLKWENERRTLLHQEEQSKHEEEEQFKRVEEKRRSLYLEELRKEENETAERFEREKEQRTHLHQEELWREEKAEVEQLRKEKDKTIDNLQEDLMREEEEEFIREKEKITHLLPEMLRKEEEEVEQLKREKEKRMQYCQEELRREEDEETEQLKIEKENRMSHLQDELKRETEELIDKLKAEKQKRMRLRQIDLWREEEERKLKTEYKERLRALRQCLLARRRKEETLMNNMFEQKEKLKESVRMEREDDQQFKLRQDREAALRALCLALEEREADHDRLTAQRRQFFECLKAESEEEPHTLRTRLQQGTGENLKFLTPEQALEKTLDSGFCSTFHPLNGAALESQHEIFGAFRPTPQRLNTTHFSTFSPTLGAPHSTTTTAAYTTMHPDPLFCHPRATVTVDPFATTSLRETYLANTTPGYCDQLSLNKFNEITVYRFQRQNAQSIPSAHM, encoded by the exons atgagggagaaaaaaaagagaatgctTCTGTATTCTGAGAAATTAAGGAgagaggaagacgaggaggcaaAGAAATTAATCAGTGAGAAGGAGAAAAGAATACAGTTTCGCCAGGAAGCACTGAGAAAGAAGGAAGAGAAGGAGATGAAGTTGTTGGAAAGGGAGATGGAGGCTCGATCAAAGAGGGAAAAAGAGTTGAGTACACTCTTCTGCCAGAAGGAAGTGATGAGAGAGAAAGAAGGACGAGCAGAACAGTTAAATAGGGAAAAGGAGATGAGAATGTGTCACCACCAGGACCAATTGAGCAAAAAGGAAGAGAAGGAAATTGAGCAATTGAGGAATGAGAAGGAAATACGACTTTGGCCACAAAAGGAGGAGATAAGGAgagaggaagagaaggaggCCCTGAAATTAATGAGAGACAAGGAGACAATAATATGGCTCCATCAGAAAGCACTGAgaaagaaggaagaggaggagatggaGTTATTAGAAATTGAGATGAAGACAAGAATAGATCTCCACAAGGAGAAACTCAGTACGGATTTTGATCGATTAAAGAGTGAAAAAGATTTGGGTACATGCTTCTACCCTGAGAAGCTGATGaaaaagaaagaggaggaaGCGGAGCAGCTAAAGAGGATAAAGGAGATGGAAATGCAGAGGAATTATCAGGAGATACAAATTTCTCAACAAAAGGAGGAGCTGATgaaagaggaaaaggaggaggtTGCACGATTGAAGAGGCAGAAAGTGACAAGAATACTTCAATGCAAAGTAGAGCTGAGgcgagaggaagaagaagaagcagagcaATTGAAGCGGGCAAAGGAGATGAGACTTCATCTCTGCAGGGAAGAACTGAGGAAAGGGGAGGATGAGGAAGTGGAATGGTTAAAGAGGGAAATGGACATGAGAAGACGTCTGCTTCTGGATGAATTTCATAGAGCTCAAAAGGAGGCAGAGCAGTCAATGAGGGCAAAGCAGATGAGAATGCAATTCTGCCTGGAAGAACTCaggaaagaggaagaggaggaggcagagcaGTTGAAGAGGGACAAGGCTATAAGAGTGTGCCAACAAAAGGAGGAGCTGATgaaagatgaggaggaggagatagCGCAATTGAAGAAGGATACTGAGAGAAGAATCTGTCGCTACCTCGAAGAGCTGAGGAGAGAGGAAAAGGAGGAAGTGGAGCAATTGAAGCAAAAGAAGGAGATGAGACTACAGCACCAACTAGAGGAGCTCcacagagaggaggaggaggcggcggagattttgaagagggagaaggatgTTAGATTTGATCTCTGCCAGGAACAACAGATGagagaaaaggaggaggaggaggaagagttgaaaaaatacattgacaCTAGAAAATTTCTCCTTGAGGAGGAGCTTCGCTGGGAGGAAAATGAGCAAATAAAGAGGGAAAGGGCGATgagaacacattcacacaaacaagAGGAACGCAAAAGAaatgaagaggaagaggagcaatcAGAGAGAGAGCAAAGAACACAATTCCATGAGGAATTGAGgagagaagaagaggagaaTGGGCAATTAATGAAGGAAAAGGATTTAAGAAATGCTCTCTCCCTGGACGAACTGAGCAGAAAGGCGCAGGAGCTAGCATGTTTAAGGAGGGGCAAAGAGATGAAAATTAGGCTTTATCAGAATGGGCTGAGAAGAGAGGAAAAGGGTGAGATTGAACTGATGACAAGAATGTGTCTTCACCAGGAGGTGCTTAGAAgagcagaagaaaaagaagtggAGCAGTTACAGAGGGAAAgacagacaaaaatgcatgtttacCAAGAGGAACTGAGAAGACAAGAAGTGAATGAATTGGACAAATTAAGGAGGGAAAGGGCAAAGAGCGCTCATCAGCTCCTGAAGGGACTGCAGGAAGACGAAAGGGAACAATTGAAGAGGGAAAATGCCATGGGAAGAAATCTCCAAGAGTTGAGCAGTGAGGAAAAGGAGCGATTAAAGGAGGAGCTGATGAGAGAAGAGGATAAGGCAGAGGAATTGAATAGCGGTAGAACAGAGCGTAACACAGGTGAAGAAGTGGAAGGGCGGTTTACGAGGGAAATGTCGACAAAAACAACACTCTGTGAAGAAGAACTGAcaagtgaggaggaggaggtggagtgCTTGAAGAGGGAGATGATGAGAATGTTTTTCCGCCAGGAGGTCCCAAggagagaagaagaggaggcaGAAAAATTAGAGCGAGGGAAGACAAAAGCATGGCTCCGTCCGGGGCATAGcatagaagaagaaataaaagggTCGTTTTTAAGAGAAATAGAGACACAAACAATGCTCAACGAAAAAGAACTGACGAATGAGGAAGAGAAGAATGAGACAATGAGCATGTCGCTCTGCCAGGTGGGACTAACAAGTGAAGAAGAGGAGCCACTGAAAATGGACAAGATAAAATTTCCACCCCAGGAGAAGCTGACGGGAGAGcaaaaggaggaggaaggactgaagaaggagaaggaAGTAAAATCAAAACCCCAACAGGAAGGGTCAAGCAGAGAGTATGAGACTGAGTGGCTGAAAAACGAAAGGGCGAGCATAGTCTATCTGAACAAAGACGTAATTAGGATTGCAGAAGAGCAGGAGAAGAAGAGACTATATAATTGCCAGGAGCAGCTGAagacagaggaagaggaggaaggtgaAGCTTtaaagagggagaaggaaaagatGGCATATTGCCGACAAGTAGAATTGAAAAATGGCGAAGAGGAGGAGATGGTACAATTAAATAGGGACACAGAGGAGTTAAGGAAAGAGAAACTAGATGAGACACAGTTGGTAAAGAAAGATTATGCATTTTCATTAGGAACTGAGGGAAATGGAAGAGCAGGTCCCAGAGTGAAAGATCGAACATGTCTCCGACTGGAAGAGCTTCgaaaggaggatgaggagcagCGAGAGCATTTGAAGATCGAAAAGGATAAAAAAGCACAACTCCGCCAGGAGAATCCTAGGAGCAGGGAGGAAAAGGTAGAAGGGTTAATGAGGGAAAATGAAACTAATTTCCAATGCGAACTAAGTAGAGAAGtagatgaagaagaggaggaggtggatttTTTAAAGAGACAAAAGCGGAGAAGAATTTGCCTTTGCATTGAAGAACTGaaaagaaaggaagaagaagaagtggagcAGTtacagagagaaaaagagacaaGAATGCACATTTATGAGGAGGAACTCAGAAGAGACGAAGAAATTGAGGCAGAGCATTTAAAGAGTGAAAAGGAGCAGAGAATACGTCTCCTCCAGGAAGAGCTGAGagtagaggaagaggaagaggcagaGCAGTTAAAAAGGGACAAGGAGAAGCGAATGAGTATCCTGCATGAGAAGTTGcagaaagaggaagaggatgagcGATTGAAGTGGGAAAATGAGAGGAGAACATTGCTCCACCAGGAGGAACAGAGTAAACATGAAGAGGAGGAGCAGTTTAAGAGGGTTGAGGAGAAAAGAAGGAGTCTCTACCTAGAGGAACTGaggaaagaggaaaatgagacaGCAGAGCGTTTCGAGAGGGAAAAGGAGCAGAGAACACACCTTCACCAGGAAGAGCTGTGGAGAGAGGAAAAAGCTGAGGTGGAACAACTAAGGAAGGAAAAAGACAAGACCATCGATAACCTCCAGGAGGATCTTatgagagaagaggaggaggagtttaTTAGGGAGAAGGAAAAGATAACACATTTACTCCCAGAAATGCTgaggaaagaggaagaagaggttgAGCAGTTAAAAAGAGAGAAGGAGAAGAGAATGCAATACTGCCAAGAGGAATTGAGGAGAGAGGAAGACGAAGAAACAGAACAGTTAAAGATAGAAAAGGAAAATAGAATGAGCCATCTCCAGGATGAGCTGAAGCGAGAGACAGAGGAATTGATTGACAAATTGAAGGCTGAGAAGCAGAAGAGAATGCGTCTCCGACAAATAGACCtgtggagagaagaggaggagaggaaaCTGAAGACTGAGTATAAGGAAAGGCTGAG GGCTTTACGGCAGTGTCTTCTGGCCAGGAGGAGAAAGGAGGAGACCTTGATGAACAACATGTTCGAGCAGAAGGAGAAATTAAAAGAATCTGTCCGGATGGAGAGAGAGGATGACCAGCAATTTAAACTCAG GCAGGACCGTGAAGCTGCCCTAAGAGCACTTTGCCTTGCACTTGAAGAACGGGAAGCTGACCATGATAGGCTGACGGCTCAAAGGAGACAATTCTTTGAGTGCCTTAAGGCCGAGTCAGAAGAGGAGCCACATACACTGAGAACAAGACTCCAGcaaggcacgggggagaacctGAAGTTTTTGACACCAGAG CAGGCACTAGAGAAGACTTTGGATTCTGGCTTCTGCAGCACCTTTCACCCACTGAATGGGGCAG CTCTAGAGTCTCAACATGAGATATTTGGTGCTTTCAGACCAACTCCTCAGAGGTTGAACACCACACATTTCTCAACCTTCAGTCCGACGCTCGGAGCACCTCATTCCACGACTACCACCGCTGCATACACCACCATGCATCCAGACCCACTGTTCTGTCATCCAAGAGCAACAGTAACTGTGGACCCATTCGCCACCACATCCCTGAGAGAAACCTACCTAGCGAATACTACTCCTGGGTACTGTGATCAGCTGAGCCTAAATAAattcaacgagatcacggtttATCGTTTTCAAAGACAAAACGCACAGTCGATTCCTTCTGCACACATGTGA